GCTGCCTTGCTCACCGGCCGTGCTGTCCGTAGCCGATGATCTCAAGCTCAATTGGCTCCAGCAGCTCTCGGAAGCTCGCTTTACGCGCAAAGTGCAGCGCTTTGCTGAGCGACTGACCGCCGATAACTATGATGAGCTCATCTATCAAGGTCTGATGCGTGCGCTAGGTTACAGCGAAAACATCACAGGCTTTGAGCAGCTAGCGGCTTTGGTTCGCTTTCAAGATTTGCAGTTTCTTGTATCGCTAAGCTTTTCAGAACGGCGCATCACGCTTGAAGCCATCTTCTTTTCACTCTCTGGACTGTTGCCTGAACAATCCAGCACCCCTGAAACGCAGGCGTATACGGACATCTTGCGACAGACCTTCCAGACGACACCGTTTGTGCACCTGCCACCGCTCAGTCTCACTGATTGGATTTTCTTTCGCCTGCGTCCCTCAAACTTTCCTACGCTTCGTTTGGCGGCGCTTGCAGAGATTCTTTCCAAAAACCTGAGTAGCGGTTTTCTCCACAAGGCTCTTGAGATTGCTCAAAGCGCTTTGCCGTTGCGCCGAAAAATCACTCAGCTCGAGCATCTTTTCATTGCCGATGCATCAGGTTACTGGCAGCATCACTATCGCTTTGGGGAACGCAGTCAGGTCGTTATCCGCACACTGGTCGGGAAACACCGCGCCTCAGAAATCGTCATCAATACACTTTTGCCCGTACTGTCGCTTTATGCAACTCGCACTCACAATCACTCGCTTGCGGATACTGTCTCCTCGCTTTATGCATCTTATCCGAAAGGGCTGACCAATCGACTTTCAGAGAAGACTATGCA
This sequence is a window from Chloroherpetonaceae bacterium. Protein-coding genes within it:
- a CDS encoding DUF2851 family protein, with product MRIPERYVRHIWKNLYLRLNELTLCDGRSLQVLSTGTLNPNEGADFLNARLLIDGVLHTGNVEIHSRSSDWLRHQHHRNPRYDSVILHVVFEHDAPESSSAPVLELRPFLHNDLHCTLAQCIRDEAALSARYALPCSPAVLSVADDLKLNWLQQLSEARFTRKVQRFAERLTADNYDELIYQGLMRALGYSENITGFEQLAALVRFQDLQFLVSLSFSERRITLEAIFFSLSGLLPEQSSTPETQAYTDILRQTFQTTPFVHLPPLSLTDWIFFRLRPSNFPTLRLAALAEILSKNLSSGFLHKALEIAQSALPLRRKITQLEHLFIADASGYWQHHYRFGERSQVVIRTLVGKHRASEIVINTLLPVLSLYATRTHNHSLADTVSSLYASYPKGLTNRLSEKTMQELLGDSYQVKSAAFEQGLLELKQEYCNALRCLECRIGQAILGV